The Fibrobacter sp. UWB2 genome window below encodes:
- the cysT gene encoding sulfate ABC transporter permease subunit CysT — MKRTNRSVIPGFGLTTGITLAILSVVVLIPLASLVVFTAQMSFDEIIETITRDRVLSSFRVSFTTAFIASFINAVMGIVLAWVLVKYTFPLKRLIDGMIELPFALPTAVAGIALTALTADTGLVGGFFAKFGIKIAFTQIGITVALVFIGIPFVVRAVQPVLEKLDPAYEEAAGVLGASRSRIFWKVIFPEIVPAALTGFGLAFGRCLGEYGSVVFIAGNKPFETEIAPLIIMSELQEYDYASATTIALVMLVASFVTLFLVNLIQTRNTKILKGGA; from the coding sequence ATGAAAAGAACAAATAGAAGTGTTATACCAGGTTTCGGCCTTACTACAGGCATCACGCTCGCCATTTTGAGCGTTGTCGTGCTCATTCCGCTTGCATCGCTTGTGGTGTTTACGGCGCAAATGAGTTTTGACGAAATTATAGAGACCATTACGCGCGACCGAGTGCTCTCAAGCTTTCGTGTGAGTTTTACAACTGCATTTATCGCATCGTTCATCAATGCAGTAATGGGCATCGTTCTTGCGTGGGTTCTTGTAAAATACACATTTCCACTCAAACGATTGATTGACGGGATGATCGAACTTCCTTTCGCCTTGCCGACAGCTGTGGCGGGCATCGCTCTCACGGCACTCACAGCAGATACAGGCCTTGTGGGCGGATTCTTTGCAAAATTCGGCATCAAAATTGCCTTTACGCAAATCGGCATTACGGTTGCGCTCGTGTTTATCGGCATTCCATTTGTAGTACGTGCAGTGCAGCCCGTACTCGAGAAACTGGACCCTGCATACGAAGAAGCCGCAGGCGTGCTAGGCGCATCACGGAGCCGCATTTTCTGGAAAGTGATTTTCCCAGAGATCGTGCCAGCCGCATTGACGGGATTCGGGCTTGCGTTCGGGCGTTGCCTCGGTGAATATGGCAGCGTCGTTTTCATCGCAGGCAACAAGCCATTCGAAACAGAAATTGCACCGCTAATTATCATGTCAGAACTGCAGGAATACGATTACGCGAGTGCGACGACAATTGCGCTTGTCATGCTCGTAGCCTCGTTTGTAACGCTTTTCCTCGTGAACTTAATACAAACAAGAAATACCAAAATTCTGAAAGGAGGCGCTTAA